The Streptomyces vinaceus genome contains the following window.
CGCCAGAGTTGACGGGCCGACAGATCCTGTCAAGGGCGCCGCCCTGGTCGCACCGTGGACGCCGTTCGCCGCCCCCGGGCGGTCCGGATACTGTTCGGGCATGCCCGAGTATGACGATGACCTCCGCCTCGCCCTCGAACTCGCCGACGCGGCGGACGCCGCCACGATGCAGCGGTTCCGCGCCCTCGACCTGGTGGTCGAGACGAAGCCGGACATGACTCCGGTCAGCGAGGCGGACAAGGCCGCCGAGGAGATCGTCCGGGCCGGGATCGAGGCCGCGCGGCCCGCCGACGCCGTCCTGGGCGAGGAGTACGGGCTCAAGGGCAGCGGCCCGCGCCGCTGGGTCGTGGACCCGATCGACGGTACGAAGAACTACGTGCGCGGCGTCCCCGTCTGGGCGACGCTGATCTCGCTGATGGAGGAGGGCTCCGACGGGGTCTTCCGGCCGGTCGTCGGCGTGGTCTCGGCCCCGGCGCTGGGCCGCCGCTGGTGGGCGGCGCAGGGCGGGGGCGCGTACGCCGGCGGTGCGCTGGGCGGTGCGCCCGTACCGCTCCGGGTCTCGAAGGTGGCCGCCCTCGGCGACGCCTCGTTCGCGTACTCCTCGCTGAGCGGCTGGGAGGAGCAGGGCCGGCTCCCCGGGTTCCTGGAGCTGACCCGGCAGTGCTGGCGCACCCGCGGCTACGGCGACTTCTGGCCGTACATGATGGTCGCGGAGGGCTCGCTGGACCTGTGCGCCGAGCCGGAGCTGAACCTGTGGGACATGGCGGCCATCGCGGTCGTGGTCCAGGAGGCGGGCGGCCGGTTCACGAGCCTGGACGGCGTGGAGGGCGTACACGGCGGGAACGCGGCCGCTTCGAACGGGCTGTTGCACGAGGAGATGCTGGGACGTCTGCGCCCGCGCGCCTGAGCCGTACGGGTCCTGCACCCGGGCGACCGGGTGCGCCCTCTTGATGACCCTCCGTACCCATGGGAATCTGAGACTCCTCCGCTTGTGCGCTTGTGAAGACCTTCTCTAAGTGCGCGGAGGACTCTCCCCAGGAGGTGGCTCCTTTCATGCTCGTCCGCGACGCCATGAGCACCGTGATCCTCACCCTCGGACCAGCCCACACCCTCCGGCAGGCGGCCTGCCTGATGTCCGGCCGCCGGGTCGGCGCGGCCGTCGTCCTCGATCCCGACCACAGCGGCATCGGCATCCTGACCGAACGCGACATCCTCAACTCCATCGGCGCGGGCCACGATCCCGACCGGGAGTTCGTGGGCGCGCACACCACCAACAACGTGGTGTTCTGCACCCCGCAGGCCACCGTCCAGGAGGCCGCCGAGGCGATGGTCCGCGGGGGCTTCCGCCATCTGATCGTGCTGGAGCACGGCGGCCCCGTCGGCATCGTGTCCGTGCGCGACGTGATCCGCTGCTGGGTCCCGGCCCGGCGCAGCACCGTACCGGCGTAAAGCCGGAGGGCCGGACCCCGTCGGGGTCCGGCCCTTCAACTCTCGGCGAGCGGGTCGTGTCAGCCGCGCAGGGCCTGGACCGCGGCCTCCAGCCGCTTGCCGAAGTCGCCGTCCGCCTGGCGGAAGTTGTTGATCGCGCGCTCGGCTATGTCGTCACGGGAGACCTTGGCGATGAAGCCGGACAGGTTCTCGATCAGACGGGCCCGCTCGTCCTCCGACATCAGGCGGTACAGGTCGCCCGCCTGGACGAAGTCGTTGTCCTCGGCGTGGAGCGGGGCGGCGTGGTTGCCCGTGCCGCCGGTGACGGCGGTGGACTGCCACAGCGGGCGGTCCGTCTGGAAGGGGCCGCCGAAGCTGTTCGGCTCGTAGTTCTTCGCGCCCTTGTGGCGGCCGTCGTAGAGGAAGCCGTCGCGGGAGTGGGTGCGCGCCTCGGTGGCGTGCGGGCGGTTCACCGGCAGGTGGTCGGCGTTGATGCCGACTCGGTAGCGGTGGGCGTCGCCGTACGCGAAGAGACGGCCCTGGAGCATCTTGTCCGGGGACGGGCCGATGCCGGGGACGAAGTGCGCCGGGCTGAAGATGGACTGCTCGACCTCGGCGAACACGTTCTCCGGGTTGCGGTTGAGCTCCAGCTTGCCGATCTCGATCGGCGGGTAGTCCCCGTGCGGCCACACCTTGGTGAGGTCGAACGGGTTGAAGCGGTACTGCGCCGCGTCGGCCGCCGGCATGATCTGGACCTGCACGGTCCAGGTCGGGAAGTCGCCGCGCTCGATGGACTCGCGCAGGTCGCGCTGGTGCGAGTCGGGGTCCTCGCCGGCGAGCTTGTTGGCCTCGGCCTGGGTGAGGTTCTTGATGCCCTGGTCGGTCTTGAAGTGGTACTTGACCCAGAAGACCTCGCCGGCCTCGTTGTTCCACTGGAACGTGTGCGAGCCGAAGCCGTCCATGTGGCGGTAGGACGCCGGGATGCCGCGGTCGCCGAACAGCCAGGTCACCTGGTGGGTGGACTCGGGCGACAGGCCCCAGAAGTCCCAGACGTTGTCCGCCTCCTGCGAGCCGGTGTACGGGTCGCGCTTCTGGGTGTGGATGAAGTCCGGGAACTTGATGGCGTCCCTGATGAAGAACACCGGGGTGTTGTTGCCGACGAGGTCGTAGTTGCCCTCTTCGGTGTAGAACTTCAGCGCCCAGCCGCGGGGGTCGCGCACCGCGTCGGCAGCGCCGAGGTTGCCCGCGACGGTCGAGAAGCGCAGGAACGTTTCGGTCTGCTTGCCGACCTCGGACAGGAACTTCGCGCGGGTCCACTGCGAGACGTCACGGGTGAGCGTGAAGGTGCCGTACGCCCCGGCGCCGCGGGCGTGCACCACGCGCTCCGGGATGCGCTCGCGGTTGAAGTGGGCCAGCTTCTCCAGGAGGAGCTGGTCCTGGACCAGTACGGGGCCTCCGACGCCGGCCGTCTCGCTGTTCTGGTTGTCGGCGACCGGAGCCCCGGCCTCCGTGGTGAGCGGTCCCTGCGTCACGTGCGCCTCCTGCGTCATTCCTGCCATGTGCCTGTCCTCGGCCTTGCCGTACTCGATCCTACAATGGACTTTGTCTAGGTCAAGTAAGGTTCCAAGTCCGCACAGGTTCGGGAGTTACACCGAATCCCTCGCTGTTAGGCTGGTGTCCATGAGTGACCTGCTGGAACGACTTCGCGGACGCGGATGGCGCATGACCGCACAGCGGCGCGTCGTGGCGGAGGTGCTCGACGGTGACCACGTTCACCTGACGGCCGACGAGGTGCACGCGCGCGCGGTGGCCAAGCTGCCGGAGATCTCGCGCGCCACCGTCTACAACACCCTGGGCGAGCTGGTGACGCTCGGCGAGGTCCTGGAGGTCGCCACGGACCGCCGGGCCAAGCGGTACGACCCGAACGCGCACAAGCCCCACCAGCACCTGGTGTGCGCGCAGTGCGGGGCGATCCGCGACGTGCACCCGGCGGGCAACCCGCTGGCCGACCTGCC
Protein-coding sequences here:
- the hisN gene encoding histidinol-phosphatase, which gives rise to MPEYDDDLRLALELADAADAATMQRFRALDLVVETKPDMTPVSEADKAAEEIVRAGIEAARPADAVLGEEYGLKGSGPRRWVVDPIDGTKNYVRGVPVWATLISLMEEGSDGVFRPVVGVVSAPALGRRWWAAQGGGAYAGGALGGAPVPLRVSKVAALGDASFAYSSLSGWEEQGRLPGFLELTRQCWRTRGYGDFWPYMMVAEGSLDLCAEPELNLWDMAAIAVVVQEAGGRFTSLDGVEGVHGGNAAASNGLLHEEMLGRLRPRA
- a CDS encoding CBS domain-containing protein; its protein translation is MLVRDAMSTVILTLGPAHTLRQAACLMSGRRVGAAVVLDPDHSGIGILTERDILNSIGAGHDPDREFVGAHTTNNVVFCTPQATVQEAAEAMVRGGFRHLIVLEHGGPVGIVSVRDVIRCWVPARRSTVPA
- a CDS encoding catalase: MTQEAHVTQGPLTTEAGAPVADNQNSETAGVGGPVLVQDQLLLEKLAHFNRERIPERVVHARGAGAYGTFTLTRDVSQWTRAKFLSEVGKQTETFLRFSTVAGNLGAADAVRDPRGWALKFYTEEGNYDLVGNNTPVFFIRDAIKFPDFIHTQKRDPYTGSQEADNVWDFWGLSPESTHQVTWLFGDRGIPASYRHMDGFGSHTFQWNNEAGEVFWVKYHFKTDQGIKNLTQAEANKLAGEDPDSHQRDLRESIERGDFPTWTVQVQIMPAADAAQYRFNPFDLTKVWPHGDYPPIEIGKLELNRNPENVFAEVEQSIFSPAHFVPGIGPSPDKMLQGRLFAYGDAHRYRVGINADHLPVNRPHATEARTHSRDGFLYDGRHKGAKNYEPNSFGGPFQTDRPLWQSTAVTGGTGNHAAPLHAEDNDFVQAGDLYRLMSEDERARLIENLSGFIAKVSRDDIAERAINNFRQADGDFGKRLEAAVQALRG
- a CDS encoding Fur family transcriptional regulator, which codes for MSDLLERLRGRGWRMTAQRRVVAEVLDGDHVHLTADEVHARAVAKLPEISRATVYNTLGELVTLGEVLEVATDRRAKRYDPNAHKPHQHLVCAQCGAIRDVHPAGNPLADLPDAERFGFVVSAVEVTYRGLCPSCAGA